A single genomic interval of Theropithecus gelada isolate Dixy unplaced genomic scaffold, Tgel_1.0 HiC_scaffold_370, whole genome shotgun sequence harbors:
- the LOC112617728 gene encoding protocadherin gamma-B6 — protein IVVIEDVNDHAPQFDKKEIHLEIFESASAGARISLDPATDPDININSIKDYKINSNPYFSLMVRVNSDGGKYPELSLEKLLDREEQRSHSLILTALDGGDPPRSATAHIQISVKDTNDNPPVFSRDEYRISVSENLPPGSPVLQVTATDQDEGVNAEINYYFRSTAQSTKHMFLLDEKTGMIKNNQSFDFEDVERYTMEVEAKDGGGLSAQCKVIIEILDENDNNPEIIITSLSDQILENSPPGMVVALFKTRDLDFGGNGEVRCNIETDIPFKIYSSSNNYYKLVTDGALDREQTPEYNVTILATDRGKPPLSSSRSITLYVTDINDNAPVFDQTSYVVHVAENNPPGASIAQVSASDPDLGLNGHISYSIVASDLEPLALSSYVSVSAQSGMVFAQRAFDHEQLRAFELTLQARDHGSPALSANVSLRVLVGDRNDNAPRVLYPALGPDGSALFDMVPRSAEPGYLVTKVVAVDADSGHNAWLSYHVLQASEPGLFSLGLRTGEVRMARALGDRDAARQRLLVTVRDGGQPPLSATATLHLVFADNLQEILPDLREYDRPVLSDPQAELQFYLVVALALISVLFLLAVILAIALRLRHSLSPTTWDCFHPGICVKSGPVVPPNYSEGTLPYSYNLCIAHMDTKEFNFLKCSAPVHSNEDMVCSVSPGALIPPHGGEDLTSHSETLTSVSFSFLCVIYLIVY, from the coding sequence ATTCTGACGGTGGCAAATACCCAGAGTTATCTCTGGAGAAACTCCTAGACCGGGAAGAACAGAGATCTCATAGCTTGATATTGACTGCCTTGGACGGAGGTGACCCACCAAGAAGTGCCACCGCTCACATACAAATTTCTGTCAAGGACACCAATGATAACCCCCcggttttcagtagagacgaatATAGAATTAGTGTTAGTGAAAATCTGCCCCCTGGGTCCCCTGTGTTGCAAGTGACAGCCACTGACCAGGATGAGGGGGTCAATGCCGAGATAAACTACTACTTCCGAAGCACTGCCCAGAGCACAAAACATATGTTCTTATTGGATGAGAAAACAGGTATGATTAAGAATAACCAGTCATTTGATTTTGAAGATGTAGAAAGGTACACCATGGAAGTGGAAGCGAAGGACGGAGGTGGTCTCTCTGCCCAGTGTAAAGTAATCATAGAAATCCTGGATGAAAACGACAACAACCCAGAAATAATCATAACTTCTCTCTCTGATCAGATTTTGGAGAATTCTCCTCCAGGAATGGTTGTTGCCCTCTTCAAAACACGGGACCTGGATTTCGGAGGAAATGGAGAAGTCCGGTGTAATATAGAAACAGACATTCCATTCAAGATTTATTCTTCTTCCAATAACTACTACAAGCTGGTGACAGATGGAGCCCTGGACCGAGAGCAGACACCAGAATACAATGTAACCATCTTAGCCACTGACAGGGGCAAGCCGCCCCTTTCTTCCAGTAGAAGCATCACCTTGTATGTCACTGACATCAACGACAACGCCCCAGTTTTCGACCAGACGTCCTACGTGGTTCATGTGGCCGAGAACAACCCGCCAGGAGCCTCCATTGCGCAAGTGAGCGCCTCTGACCCGGATTTGGGGCTCAACGGCCACATCTCCTACTCTATCGTGGCAAGTGACCTAGAACCCCTGGCGCTGTCGTCATATGTGTCCGTGAGCGCGCAGAGCGGGATGGTCTTCGCGCAGCGCGCCTTTGATCACGAGCAACTGCGCGCCTTCGAGCTCACGCTGCAGGCCCGCGACCATGGCTCGCCCGCGCTCAGCGCCAACGTGAGCCTGCGCGTGTTGGTGGGAGACCGCAATGACAACGCACCGCGCGTGCTGTACCCAGCTCTGGGTCCCGACGGCTCCGCGCTCTTCGACATGGTGCCTCGCTCTGCAGAGCCCGGCTACCTAGTGACTAAGGTGGTAGCGGTGGACGCCGACTCAGGACACAACGCCTGGCTATCCTACCACGTGCTGCAGGCCAGCGAGCCCGGGCTCTTCAGCCTGGGGCTGCGCACTGGTGAGGTGCGCATGGCTCGAGCCTTAGGCGACAGGGACGCAGCCCGCCAGCGCCTGCTGGTCACTGTGCGTGATGGTGGACAGCCGCCACTCTCTGCCACCGCCACCCTGCATCTGGTCTTCGCAGACAACTTGCAAGAGATACTGCCAGACCTCAGAGAGTACGATCGCCCTGTACTCTCTGACCCCCAGGCTGAGCTACAGTTTTACCTCGTGGTGGCCTTGGCCTTAATCTCAGTGCTCTTCCTCCTTGCGGTGATTCTGGCCATTGCCTTGCGCCTGCGACACTCTCTCAGCCCTACTACTTGGGACTGCTTCCATCCTGGTATCTGTGTCAAGTCTGGACCTGTAGTTCCCCCCAACTACAGTGAGGGGACTTTGCCTTATTCTTATAATCTGTGCATTGCACATATGGATACAAAAGAGTTTAATTTCCTAAAATGTAGTGCACCCGTACATTCCAATGAAGACATGGTTTGCAGTGTTTCTCCTGGAGCCTTAATTCCACCTCATGGTGGGGAGGATTTGACTTCACATTCTGAGACCCTAACTTCGGtgagtttctcttttttgtgtgtgatttatCTAATAGTCTACTAG